The Rothia sp. SD9660Na DNA segment AAAGATTGAAGTGAGCACCCCTCTCTGTTGAGGCGGTGCCCGGCCCCATCTAAGGAGACCGAGCAGTGCGAGAACTGCGACTTGCTAGCATTCACGACGACGGTGAAAACCTTGTCCTCGAATCATCTGACGGCGCAACCTACCTCTTGCCCATCGACCAGAACCTACGGCAGAGCATTGCCCGCGCCCGCCGTATCAGCCCCCTGCGCGGCGGCAGCGCTAGCGGAGCCTTTGGCCCCCGCGACATCCAGACCCGTTTCCGCCAGGGCGCAACGGTTGAAGAGATTGCGGCAGAGTCAGGTTGGGAGCCGGAGCGCGTGCGCCGTTACGAGTGGCCCATCGTCGCTGAACGCGCCAACATCATTCAGACAGCCCGCACCGTGGTCATTTCCCCTGCCCCTGGCCAAGGTGGAGCCGCCCAGAGCCTCAACCAGCACATCGAAGCTGTATCTGAACGCTTCGACTTCGCCCAAGCCCCCATGGAGTGGAGCACCTGGCAGCAGGAATCAGGCCAGTGGACCGTGTCTGTTGATGTAGAGCTGAGTGAGGACGCCCAGGCCAACCTGCCGCGCGGCGTCATGTTCCCCGCCCGGTGGAACTTCAACCCTGCCAATCAGAGCATCTACGCCTCAAATGAAGCCGCCTATTTCCTCATGGGCCGCGACCACTCCCACGATGCCCCCATTCCGGGCCCGGCCAAGCAGGCAGCGGCACCCCAGGATGAGGCTGCAAGCGACGTTCCCGAGCAGGCTGCTCCCGCTACCGTTGGTGTTCAGGTAGCCGAGCCCCGCATCGCCCGCGTGAGCATCCCCGAGCAGAAGGAACAGAACGAGCTGCTCGATGAGCTGACCGCTCGCCGCGGCGTCCGCTCCTTTGATCCTGCCAGTGAGCGCAAGCTAGCTGACCTGCTCGAACGTGCCCGCCGCAGCTCCCGCCCTGCCCCCGCAGCCGAGGTGCATGCCGAACCTGCCCCTGAAACCGAAGAACCTGCTGCAGCGGTAGCCGAAGAAGCAACCCAGCAGCAGACTACCGCTAGCGAAAATACCACTAGTGAAAATACCGCTAGTGAAAATGCCGTAGAGCAGCAGGTGCCTGAGGAGGCTATCGAGATAGGAGTTGAAGCTCCGGTAACTCTTGAGGAGGCTCCCCTGCCCACCGAGACTTCAAGTGCTCAGGGTTCCTTGTCTGATGAGCAGAGCCAGGGTACCGATGGCTCGCACCTTGCTGTGGTGCCCCAGCGCGAAGCTGACGTCCAGGAGTCTGAGGCTCCCCTTACCGAGGCTACAGAAGATGCCCCTGAAGCACAGGCTGAGCAGGTAGGAGAAGAGCCTAAGGCCCAGCAGCCCAAGGCCAGCCGGGCCAAGCGCACCAGCGTACCGAGCTGGGATGACATCATCTTCGGCAACCAGCGCCGCTAAACCTGCCCGCTGGCAGCGCCTGCTCGAGCCCCGTGTCCACCCCTTTTGGGGAAGGACTCGGGGCTTTGCTCTTACTGGGCTGAGGGTCAAGGGAAATCACCGATTTTACGGGTGTTTTTCGTTAGAGGAACCACA contains these protein-coding regions:
- the sepH gene encoding septation protein SepH, which translates into the protein MRELRLASIHDDGENLVLESSDGATYLLPIDQNLRQSIARARRISPLRGGSASGAFGPRDIQTRFRQGATVEEIAAESGWEPERVRRYEWPIVAERANIIQTARTVVISPAPGQGGAAQSLNQHIEAVSERFDFAQAPMEWSTWQQESGQWTVSVDVELSEDAQANLPRGVMFPARWNFNPANQSIYASNEAAYFLMGRDHSHDAPIPGPAKQAAAPQDEAASDVPEQAAPATVGVQVAEPRIARVSIPEQKEQNELLDELTARRGVRSFDPASERKLADLLERARRSSRPAPAAEVHAEPAPETEEPAAAVAEEATQQQTTASENTTSENTASENAVEQQVPEEAIEIGVEAPVTLEEAPLPTETSSAQGSLSDEQSQGTDGSHLAVVPQREADVQESEAPLTEATEDAPEAQAEQVGEEPKAQQPKASRAKRTSVPSWDDIIFGNQRR